The Microcoleus sp. FACHB-672 DNA segment ACAAAGCCATAACCCCCACTAACTGCTCCTCTACAACAAGGGGATAGCCCATAAAACATACCGGACTCTTCTTGATATCAGAGTCGGGGCTGATGGCTTTCTCAGGAACCGGGTGGCCGCTCACTCCTTTCAGTTTGCCGCTTACCGAACGCAATTGACCACTGAGGGGTTGCCGGTTGTTCGCAATGAAATCGATGATAGAAGCTTCTCCAGGGGCGTCTTCTGGGTGGGTTGGCTGCCCAGATATCGCTTCGAGTTGTAATTGTCCGTTAGCGGCATTCGATGTCCAAATGCGAACTCCTAAAGCATTTAAATGCTCCATGACTGCCTGGGTGCAACGGTTGAGGGCTTCGGGTAAAGGCCCACCCTGTGCTAGTGCTAAACCCACTGCTGCGCCTAAAGCCCATAATTGCGATCGCTCGTTGCTTGTTGTCTCTTTTTGTTTGCGATCTGTTACATCCCGCAAATAAACACATACCCCACTTTCGTAAGGATAAGCTCGCACGTCCAACCAAGTTTTTAATGGGGAATAAAAAAACTCGAAATCAAGGGTCATTTGCTCAGAAAAGACACGCTCGAAGTTAGTGTAAAAAGAGGAATTGAGCAGTTCTGGAAACTCATCCCAAACACAAACTCCCATTAATTCATCGCGGGTGCGCTGCAAAAGGATTCCAGCTTGAGAGTTTAAGTAAGTGAAGCAACCTTTGCGATCTAGGGTAAAGAACCCATCTGTGATGTTTTCTAGGATATTTACAGTCTGCTGCTGGCTTAGTGCTTCCTCCATTTGCAGTAGTTCCGTGATCTCAAAGATGGCTTTCTTGCCTTTGTCTTGCCGGCTCGGTGGGTTAAAAGCCGCTTCTGCAATACTGGGTTCCAACTTGGTGAGCCGGCGCAGTGTTAGGTAGGCGACAATTTGATTGCTTAAAGCCCGCAATCCCTGCTGTTGCTCTGGGGTGAGTTCGTGCGGCTCATAATCCATGACGGAGAGTGCGCCGAGGGGGACACCGGCAGGGGTGGTTAAAGGGTAGCCGGCGTAAAACCGCAGTTGCCGGCTGCCTTGTGTCAACACTTGGGCCGGCCTAGTTAGGTCTTCTGACTTTTGATGGGTTGACTGTAGGGGGGTTAACTGAGCGTTTACTAGCAAATCCCAGACAATTAATAGCTCAGATTGCCGGCTGATATGATAGCATAAAGCACGATATCGATAGGCTGCATTTTTCGTCAGTCCGACTTGAGATTTGATCCACTGCCGATTACCATTACTGAGGCTGATAAAGGCCACCGGCATCTGGCAAATATAGGCGGCTAAGCGAGTCAGTTCCTCTAAGCCTGCTTCTGAAGCAGTGTTGAGAACAGTTAACCGACACGGGTCATCACTTTTTAGTGCCGTGAACTCAGGCAAATGTGCTTTCATCTCTCTGCGATCCTCCCCCATCGGAACATTTCAGAATCTTCTTGAGGTTTGCACTTAACGATGCTTAAATCTTCTATCTATCAGCAGCTATGCGTTTCATGGATATGTTGATTTAAGTTCGCTCCGATACAAATTATTTCTATGAATATGGCAATTTTGCCGGCTCTTATGCCTTGATACTTTTAGGCACACCTGTAAATTCACCCAGTTGCTTCCTGCCTGCCAGTTTTTTAGCCCTTGGATCTGGCGGATTAGACCTGACTTTCTAAAGAATTCCCAAAAACACTATTTGACTATCAGATGGGTTTAGTTTTTTCTTTAACTTATTCAAACAAATTTAAAGCTTTTTTTATCTAACTGCTGTCTTATTCTGTGATAAATCTTCACCACAGCCGGCCAAATCCTTTCTATCTGTATGCTTGAGGTTGGATGGCTATCCCAAAACTCGTCAGGAATATTTTCTCGGCAGCTCACCCGTTAGAATAAAAGAAGAGTCTTAAGGTTTCTAGGCCCATTCATCGCTTGCCGATTGCTCAGCGCCTCTTGTGCCACGACTCTTTCTTTGATTTTATCTTATGCGAAATGCCGGTGAAAATAGTTAAAAACTATTAAGCTAATGTGAGCCAGCACAACACTGGAGGTTGCAATTGACTTTTTATTGAATTTAAAGCGGTTAAATCAGATTAAGGGTATGATTAATTGCAGCAGTGAATCGGCAGATGAAGCACTATCTTTTATCAAAATTAAAAAGTATTTTGACGATGTCTTTACCAACCAGGTTTCAACGTCCTCATAGTTATTGGAAGAAATGATGCCTTCAAATTCCAATTCTGTCCCGACGATTTTAGCAGTGGATGACAGTCCTGTCATGCTGGAACTGCTGAAACGAACCCTGGAAGGAAACTACCGAATTCTAGTGGCAGATAATGCAGTGGATGCACTATCAATCATTTATCACGAAAAAATTTCCGGCTTGTTACTGGATGTGACAATGCCAGGAATTGATGGTTTGGAACTGTGTCGCACCGTGCGTAATTTGCCGCAGTTTCAAGAACTGCCCATTATTATGCTAACGGCAAGAGACGGACTGTTTGATAAAGTACAGGGGCGTCTTGCCGGCGCAACCGAGTATCTAACTAAGCCGTTTAATGCAGAGCAACTGCGTCAAACAGTTGACAGGTTTTTCAGTAACAGTGATGCTGAAATTAAAGATGAAGTTTAAAACTGAGCTAAATTTCACTAATAGAAATTTTCGTTTTTAGAATACTCAACTTTGTTTTTTAAGGACGTTCGGTTACAAACCTGCCAGTCTTTAGATGCCATTAAGAATGGAGACAAAAAAGAGAAGAAGCCAGAATAAAAAGCCAATGCTCTATTCTGACTTCTAGGAATTAGTTATGAGATTTGAAGTGAGCGCTCACTTAGGCTGGGTAGATCCGCAAGCGCCGATTTGGCTCTTCGCCAAAACTCGAAGACTTGAGCCGGTAATGCTCAACCAACTCGTGTTGCATCTTGCGGACTTTAGCAGAGCGAGGCAGTAACTCCACCGGCTGCCCCTTGGGAATCACAATTTGCTCCACAGCAAGCCGTGCTTCTTCCAGCGCTTCAATCTCATCTTCACTGCCGTTATGGGCAAAGAGGCTGAGTTCTGCCACATCAGGACTGCTGGGGTCGTCCATATCCAGCAACCGCCTGAGTGCGCGAGTAATTTGAGGAATACTGCTCGATTTAATCGTGTAAATCGGCAGATGTCGAGCTTTGGAAATGTGGCGTAACTTAGACTGGTTTTTGATATGAGAACGCAGCGCCAAAATTGCATCCGCACCGTCTATATCTTTCGTTAGCACCACCGGCAAGTTCAGCACCCGAATCACTTGCTCTAGTTGATGCCGGCTCACGGCATAGGGATAAACGTGCAGCGGCAAATCTTCGCCATTCGGGCCGGCAGTCCCGCCAAAGTCGTCGGCATCGTCGAGTTGCATTCTGCCAAAACCACTGGGCTGATGCAGAGAAGCATCCAGCAGTTGCTCAAAATACTTCTCCTCCGACAGATCCCCAACCTCCCGCAG contains these protein-coding regions:
- a CDS encoding response regulator; this translates as MMPSNSNSVPTILAVDDSPVMLELLKRTLEGNYRILVADNAVDALSIIYHEKISGLLLDVTMPGIDGLELCRTVRNLPQFQELPIIMLTARDGLFDKVQGRLAGATEYLTKPFNAEQLRQTVDRFFSNSDAEIKDEV